A single window of Methanomassiliicoccales archaeon DNA harbors:
- a CDS encoding class I fructose-bisphosphate aldolase family protein translates to MSYTGKAIRLERIMDRRTRRTVIVPMDHGMSLGPIKGIVNMAETVDQVAEGGANAVLGHLGLPLHGHRRYGKDIGLIMHLSASTSLSPDPNNKVLITPVEEAIKMGADAVSVHINIGAESEAEMLQELGITAAKCREWGMPLLAMMYPRGKKIDPNNSGEYVKIAARAAAEIGVDIVKTNYTGSIDTFKEVTEGCPVPVVVAGGPRMDTTEQILEMVRDSIQGGGAGVAIGRNVFQAEKPGLMVKAMSLIVHQDYSVKEAMTELGFKQNKV, encoded by the coding sequence CCCATGGATCACGGCATGAGCCTGGGCCCTATCAAGGGCATAGTCAACATGGCCGAGACCGTTGACCAGGTTGCAGAGGGGGGCGCTAACGCTGTACTAGGGCATTTGGGACTCCCTTTGCACGGTCATCGGAGGTATGGGAAGGACATCGGACTGATCATGCATCTGTCCGCTAGCACATCTCTTTCTCCGGATCCGAACAACAAGGTTCTGATCACTCCCGTCGAGGAGGCGATCAAGATGGGAGCTGACGCGGTTTCCGTCCACATAAACATCGGGGCGGAGTCGGAAGCCGAGATGCTGCAGGAGCTTGGGATAACGGCCGCAAAATGCAGGGAGTGGGGCATGCCCCTGTTGGCGATGATGTACCCTAGAGGGAAGAAGATAGATCCTAACAACTCGGGCGAGTATGTCAAGATCGCTGCCCGGGCTGCGGCGGAGATTGGCGTGGACATTGTGAAGACCAACTACACCGGCAGCATCGATACCTTCAAGGAGGTCACAGAAGGGTGTCCCGTTCCCGTTGTAGTGGCGGGAGGCCCGAGAATGGATACAACCGAGCAGATACTTGAGATGGTCCGTGACTCGATACAGGGTGGCGGGGCCGGTGTTGCCATCGGCAGGAATGTCTTCCAGGCAGAGAAGCCCGGTCTGATGGTGAAGGCGATGTCGTTGATAGTCCACCAGGACTACTCGGTCAAGGAGGCGATGACGGAGCTGGGATTCAAACAGAATAAAGTTTGA
- a CDS encoding DUF3795 domain-containing protein has translation MKHEAFDRVKNQMGPCGISCGGCALGNGTVAESAEKLNQFIRSYGIAQWAHFVPGGSEIDFKNLDHSLEWIGSLVDCPGCEHGGGPPNCTIRICSKERGLNLCSQCTDLEGCENFQWLGEHGGLLKAKLAEARGKTKKDLIAESIRGI, from the coding sequence ATGAAGCATGAGGCTTTCGATCGGGTCAAGAACCAGATGGGACCCTGCGGTATCTCATGCGGAGGATGCGCCCTCGGGAACGGTACCGTTGCTGAGTCTGCCGAGAAGCTGAATCAGTTCATTCGTTCATACGGGATCGCACAATGGGCGCATTTTGTACCTGGAGGATCCGAGATAGACTTCAAGAATCTCGATCACTCGTTAGAATGGATTGGATCTCTCGTGGATTGTCCAGGATGCGAGCATGGCGGAGGGCCTCCCAACTGCACGATAAGGATTTGCTCCAAGGAGAGGGGACTCAATCTCTGCTCTCAATGCACGGACCTTGAGGGTTGTGAGAACTTCCAATGGCTGGGAGAGCACGGAGGACTGCTCAAGGCCAAACTGGCAGAAGCGAGGGGGAAGACCAAGAAGGATTTGATAGCCGAAAGCATAAGGGGAATCTGA